In the genome of Equus caballus isolate H_3958 breed thoroughbred chromosome 3, TB-T2T, whole genome shotgun sequence, the window agcccccccccccccagtacttagttgtatatttcagtcgtgagtccttctagttgtggcatgtgggacgccacctcagcatggcctgataagcggtgccatgtctgcacccaggatccgaactggcgaaaccctgggccactgaagtggagtgctaacttaaccatttggccacggggccaacccctccCCCTCTCTTATTGTTCTTGCTTTTCTAGTCCAGACAATCCTAGGGGtaactccttttatttttctaagctcGTGAGCTACAGCCTTTGTGATGGAAAGAAGAATCATGATTTCAGCAAAATACATTCGTATAGGTGATAATACTAACAAAAACTGAGATTTTTTCTATAGATAATATCTAAAAATcctttacttatatatttatgtattttgtattCACTACATAAATGTTCGTTGATTAAAGACTTGTGTGGCAGAAATATGTCGAAGgtgtatattttccattttcactaGATACAGACTATAATGTATTACTTTAGTTAGCAAATCCTTTTAGAACAAAACTTTTGACATGGGCCTAGGTGTGGAGAAGGGGTTATGGAAAAAAGATTAAAGCGTGTCTCACCTGTTTAGAGTTCCTAAAGAAGAGGAATCAGGAGTATAGACGTAATTTAAGTTGCTCTCTTAAATATGGAACAGGGCTTAGGTCTGGCTCATCCTCAAGATTAAAATTAGCTATGACCAGGATTGTGTGTGGCTATCAAACCAGCAGTCAAGGAGTGGTACCAAAAGGACGAGATTACCTTTATTGCTCTAGCTAGGGAGCTACAGCCTAGTTTGCACAGCTAGTGTAAAGGAGAGAGACATGAGGTTCTCtctacctctttttcttttttctggtttgTGTAATAATTTTAAATCAACCGTATCAAAAGTCTAGAAAAGTTTAGAATTGCGTATATAAGTTTCGTAGGACACCTTTGACACAAAGGAAAAAGTACTCAGTTTCTGCTTGGGAGGATCTGGATCTTTAAAGATGAATAGGAGTTGGCAAGTTGAAAAGGTGaaaagagcattctaggcagaaggaaccaTGTACTCCAATTTGAGAGATCTGACACCAcgtggtgtgtttgaggaacttCAGGTGGTTAGATAGCAAGTGAGGGTTGAGATGATTTGGGGAAAAAGCATGAGATTGGGCTGGATGGATAAACTGGAGCAAGATCTTCATTGAATAATTAGTTAAGGTACTATATGCCGTATACTTTGTTACCTGTCCAATCTCCCATTTTACCCTTTTAATCTAGGCACTCTAACCTGTAGCCATACTGAATGCCTTCCAGTTCTTCCAAATtctgttcagcaaatatttgttgaacacttattgtgtgccaggcactgttctaggcagtgaggatacaacagtgaataaaatagacatgTCTCTGGCCTCACATAGCTTATAGTCTGGTGGCTAACACTGGTAAGTATATAAGCAACAAGAATACAGCCTGCTAGGTGCTAAATAATATAGGTAAGTGTTGCAGGTCTAGGAGCCTAGAAAATGATGATCAACCAAGTCCAAGTTGTGTCCTGAATGATGGAATGCTGAGTAAGGTTTGGTGAGAATTAGGGCGagtgtggggagagaaggaagagaggctaAGAGAGGATTAGGAGACGTCTAAGTAGATGAAACTAACTGGGATTGTGAAAGCCCAGAGATGAGAAGCAGCACAGCACTTTCCCAACAGGTTTCCCTGCTCCCCCTCTCCGCTTGCACTTCATTCTCCCCACAGCAGGTTGCGcctttagaaatgtaaattaaattgtGTCAGTCTTGTGATCAGAATCCTCCAGTGATTTCCTGTCtctctcaaaataaaatttaaatttcttaccATGGCCTACAAGGCCTACAGCATTTCTGATCTCATCTCACTCAGCCTGGCTTactccactccagccaccctggcctctTTGCTATTCCTCACGCTTTCCAGTCATGATTGCATATCACAGCCTCTGCACAAACTGTTTTTTCTAGAAGCTTTCCCCCAGATAATCTGCTTAGTTCTGGTACCCTCACTTTGTTCAGGACTCTGTTCAAGTCAAAGAGGCCTGGACTGATAACACTCGAGAAATAGCAGCCTCCTCAGCCCTACCCTCGTTATTCTGTCAGCTTACTGTGCTTTATCCTTCCAGAGTAGCTCTGAGCATCAACCTGAAATatgtttggtggtggtggtggtgtgtgaATTATCTCACTAGATCCTAAGCACCACGAGAATAGGTACTTAGTATGCCCTTTTTTACTGCTGCTCTCCAAATTCCTAAgacagtgctttgcacatagtaagcactcaaattattattgaattatacATAGTAGGTGATGGTAGgatgttatgttttattttttgtcatctCTATCTTGCCAGCACACTTAAGTGTTAGGTAAATTTATATGGTAATCATAAACcacagttgaatttttttttaacttagttgaatttttgagtatattttttaaacattattttcttataatgaTTCCTTTCATATAGCTTAAACTTTCAATTTTTTAGCTATCAGTAAAGACATTCACAGTATTATTTCTTGCTGTGTTTTAAATtcatagtttattctttttgaccTTGAAGGTCATCATATTAGCACGTCTCAATCATTGAAGTTTTATGTCAATTCAGTATTAGAGTaataaaataactgtattttaacAACAAATACTTAGGCAGTTGTTTCTAACAGgttatttttcctaaaatgttaTATTGTTATAAGTTATGTCTTCATCCCATCACAGATACAACCATAATATATTACATAGGCAATAATTCAACTGTTGtacatttcaattatttaaaacagTGTAATTTTACAttgtgagttttaaaaaaaatgggttaTACATAGAGTCACACTGTACCTAAAGTGTATGTTCCACATATTGCTAGTCCTGGTAAATGCTAATTATTGTTCCCTTATTCGTCATCATATTTTCTATGCTGTATGATTTGTACAACTTAATATCATTGCTACTTTCCCAAGGCATCATCTGGGCAGCCATGAATAGAAAACAGTCATGGATGAGCAGTCAAATGACTGTTCACTGCAAAACAGGGGGAAAGGTGACCAAGGATTGACTTTAAGCAGATTTTATTTCATAGCCTGTTTGTGTCTTCATATCACTTGCCAGTGCTagctcctcctcttttcttttttcctatgtaGTGCCTTCGCAGTCATGTCCTGTTGCTAAAACCGTGAGATGAGTTGGTAATGGCCACGTGTCAAGTACAATTGTTAATTTTTAGGTCATGAATTAGTAGATCAGCAAAATATGAAATGTTGAAATGTAAAGATTACCTGTCTGTCACAAATATAAAGTTTTTTCTCTTGCAAAAATTATAGGGGATGGAGTGTTAGATCTCTCtacaaagaaaaccagcataaaatCTGAAGAGTCATCCATATGCGATCCTTCTTCTGAAAATTCAGTGGCTGGGTAAGCAATATCTAGGAAATGTAATTTAATATTGATATAGAATTATCTCTGCAGAGAACTCTTAATGCTACTCTGAGTAGATTGACATATATAGTTTTCCTCCGGGAGTTTGTCACTCATAAGTGTGTGTCTCTCATACCTTTCAtttgtcctttctctttcttttttattctttctgttaaaGAAAAGTTATCAGAACAATCACCAAACTTTAGTTCATGTTACTAAAATGAACTGCCAACTTAATCATAGAATACAAACTAAGAAGCAGGATGagtaaagagaatttttaaattcaattttcaaGAGGCAATTTTAAGGGAAATATGTAATTtcactatttaatttttttaaacaatcaacaaattttaaaagtactgtACTTACTAATTCTTATAGCTAGCTTAtagtgtttacatttttttcGTTGTGCTTTAGGTGTGGTGGCAAACTACTTAATGTATCTAGTAATCACCACAAAAAGTCCTTTCATGCTTTGAAAGCTgtcattaaattaattaaataaataattagtaGTGAAATGCTGTTCTGTTGgatttttggattgttttttgTAACTTTTGCATCTTCCCATTAATAAACTGCATAGGAAGCTTTTTTTGTCACATTTAAATCTTAGATGTAGAGTGTAAGTTTTTCAACTGAGGCTGTAGTAGTTTTGGAGTCATAAGGTATCGTAAGCTTTCTATTTGAGAAACTGAAAATTACAATGATACAtttgaaatagaaataacatttataatatCTAAAATTTACATTATCCAAATATAAATTATCTACCTGTttcaaattttaagtttttgtctAGAGAAAAATTGGTCTTGTGGAAATATGGGATATTTGTGTTTGGAAATATTCTTGCTGCTACATATTTCCTTTAAAGGGGTTGACTCTTTTATTACTTGTTTAGCGGTAACGTCACGTTTCTACTAACAAAAACTCCTTTAGGATTTGGGTATTTTTTATAATGGAAGTCTAAttgtacaaataaaaattataagtgTTGCTCTGCAAGCATCTGTCAGAGGAATAGCAACATCAtgagaatatttttacaaatacTGAGTTAGGATTTTATGTTCTTGGAAGGTCTGCCCGTTGAGGCCACCGTATGATTGACACATTGTCCTACCAGGACTGTAGCGTTTGCTTTGTTAAGGAGTAACTACTACATCTCACAGACTTAAAAGAGTCATAAGCAGTGATGTTACCTAAGCAAGGAGTATAATAAAGGAGTGGACCCTCCCCTTCCATAGCTGTGTGAGAGTCTCTCATGCATCAGTTTACCATCGTTTCATTCCATCCATCCAGGAGactacacagaaacagagaggactATGTGGAAAGAAGTGCTGAGTTTGCAGATGGTTTGCTCTCAAAAGCTTTGAAAGACATTCAGTCTGGAGCACTGGACATAAATAAAGCAGGCATACTTTATGGCATACCTCAAAAAACTTTACTTCTCCACTTAGAAGCCTTACCAGCAGGGAAgcctgcatcttttaaaaacaaaactcgaGATTTCAATGATAGTTACTCAtataaagacagtaaagaaacTTGTGCAGTGCTGCAAAAAGTAGCCCTGTGGGCAAGAGctcaagcagagcgcacagaaaaaagtaaactcaaTCTACTTGAAACCTCAGAATTAAAATTCCCAACAGCTTCCAGTTACCTCCATCAGTTAACTCTACAGAAAATGGTTactcaatttaaagaaaaaaatgaaagcctacAATATGAAACTTCACATCctactgtacagttaaaaattcctCAACTACGAGTAAGTTCTGTTTCAAAACCACAACCTGATGGTCCTGGTCTGCTGGATGTTATGTATCAAGTTTCCAAAACCTCTCCAGTCCTAGAAGGATCAGctctccaaaaactgaaaaatatactcccTAAACAGAACAAAATAGAATGTTCTGGGCCCGTAACTCACTCAAGTGTTGACTCTTACTTTCTACATGGGGacctctctcctttgtgtcttaattctaaaaatggaACAGTTGATGGAACCTCTGAAAATACTGAAGATGGATTGGATCGAAAAGATAATAAGCAGCCCAGGAAAAAACGTGGCCGTTATCGGCAGTATGATCATGAAATAATGGAAGAGGCTATTGCAATGGTAATGAGTGGAAAAATGAGTGTTTCCAAAGCACAAGGAATTTATGGGGTACCTCACAGCACTTTAGAATACAAGgtaaaagaaagatctggaacaCTGAAGACTCCTCCGAAGAAGAAACTCCGATTACCAGACACTGGGTTATATAATATGACAGATTCAGGGACTGGCAGCTGCAAAAACAGCAGCAAGCCTGTGTAGATTACTTGTTAGGAAAATGTTTGTACGTgcgtatgtgcgtgtgtgtatgtgtgtttgtgtgtgtgtgtgtatgtgcacaggtgtgtatttgtgtgtctatatacacacacgtgggaATTACAGATGCTCACTCTGACAGGAGACATGAAATTTTACAGTTCAAAAACCACTTAcatgccttttgaaaaaaagttttattcagggttttcacTGTGGACAGAATTATATAGTTGCTTACTTAATTCTGATAGTTTGTATTTAATCCTTGTATAAATAGGTGAAAAAGATTCAGGTTTTCTTTAGTAGTCAATAGCATAAAGCGTTGTGGGAAAACAAGTAATTGtcaagtgaaacatttttataggtgAAAGACCACCCCAGCCATTCAGTTAAACCATCTTATAATGGAAATATgatattaatagtttttaaacatttttacctaaCATACTTACAGTTACTGTAAGTACGTCAAACAACCAATCAGAGTTTAAATACACAGCTATCTccatactaagaaaaattaatatatacagtattaGGACACTACAGTGCattctatgaaatatgaaatgcacTCAAGTGCATCCACCAGGAATAGACAAGAAAACCTTAAATGATATGtataatgaaatttaatatttatcatttaatagTTGTTTTAGCAGGAAGTTGGGGTTTATAAGGTAtatactttttgaaaaaaactgacaCATTGTTAACCCCAGGAGctataaaatc includes:
- the LCORL gene encoding ligand-dependent nuclear receptor corepressor-like protein isoform X8 is translated as MDEKCSFCNLQREAVSDCLPSLDSSQSTPTEELSSQGQSNTEKIECQAESYLNALFRKKDLPQNCDPNIPLVAQELMKKMIRQFAIEYISKSGKIQENRNGSIGPSLICKSIQMNQAENSLQEEQEGPLDLTVNRMQEQNTQQGDGVLDLSTKKTSIKSEESSICDPSSENSVAGRLHRNREDYVERSAEFADGLLSKALKDIQSGALDINKAGILYGIPQKTLLLHLEALPAGKPASFKNKTRDFNDSYSYKDSKETCAVLQKVALWARAQAERTEKSKLNLLETSELKFPTASSYLHQLTLQKMVTQFKEKNESLQYETSHPTVQLKIPQLRVSSVSKPQPDGPGLLDVMYQVSKTSPVLEGSALQKLKNILPKQNKIECSGPVTHSSVDSYFLHGDLSPLCLNSKNGTVDGTSENTEDGLDRKDNKQPRKKRGRYRQYDHEIMEEAIAMVMSGKMSVSKAQGIYGVPHSTLEYKVKERSGTLKTPPKKKLRLPDTGLYNMTDSGTGSCKNSSKPV
- the LCORL gene encoding ligand-dependent nuclear receptor corepressor-like protein isoform X7 codes for the protein MHIALPTSHPALLPFRLPRWSGFESILEGLYGPRLRRDLSLFEDCEPEELTDWSMDEKCSFCNLQREAVSDCLPSLDSSQSTPTEELSSQGQSNTEKIECQAESYLNALFRKKDLPQNCDPNIPLVAQELMKKMIRQFAIEYISKSGKIQENRNGSIGPSLICKSIQMNQAENSLQEEQEGPLDLTVNRMQEQNTQQGDGVLDLSTKKTSIKSEESSICDPSSENSVAGRLHRNREDYVERSAEFADGLLSKALKDIQSGALDINKAGILYGIPQKTLLLHLEALPAGKPASFKNKTRDFNDSYSYKDSKETCAVLQKVALWARAQAERTEKSKLNLLETSELKFPTASSYLHQLTLQKMVTQFKEKNESLQYETSHPTVQLKIPQLRVSSVSKPQPDGPGLLDVMYQVSKTSPVLEGSALQKLKNILPKQNKIECSGPVTHSSVDSYFLHGDLSPLCLNSKNGTVDGTSENTEDGLDRKDNKQPRKKRGRYRQYDHEIMEEAIAMVMSGKMSVSKAQGIYGVPHSTLEYKVKERSGTLKTPPKKKLRLPDTGLYNMTDSGTGSCKNSSKPV
- the LCORL gene encoding ligand-dependent nuclear receptor corepressor-like protein isoform X9; protein product: MDHGYEETSVYLKDCLPSLDSSQSTPTEELSSQGQSNTEKIECQAESYLNALFRKKDLPQNCDPNIPLVAQELMKKMIRQFAIEYISKSGKIQENRNGSIGPSLICKSIQMNQAENSLQEEQEGPLDLTVNRMQEQNTQQGDGVLDLSTKKTSIKSEESSICDPSSENSVAGRLHRNREDYVERSAEFADGLLSKALKDIQSGALDINKAGILYGIPQKTLLLHLEALPAGKPASFKNKTRDFNDSYSYKDSKETCAVLQKVALWARAQAERTEKSKLNLLETSELKFPTASSYLHQLTLQKMVTQFKEKNESLQYETSHPTVQLKIPQLRVSSVSKPQPDGPGLLDVMYQVSKTSPVLEGSALQKLKNILPKQNKIECSGPVTHSSVDSYFLHGDLSPLCLNSKNGTVDGTSENTEDGLDRKDNKQPRKKRGRYRQYDHEIMEEAIAMVMSGKMSVSKAQGIYGVPHSTLEYKVKERSGTLKTPPKKKLRLPDTGLYNMTDSGTGSCKNSSKPV
- the LCORL gene encoding ligand-dependent nuclear receptor corepressor-like protein isoform X6 produces the protein MDKGRERMAAAAAAAAAAAAAAAAQCRSPRCAAERRGFRRELDSWRHRLMHCVGFESILEGLYGPRLRRDLSLFEDCEPEELTDWSMDEKCSFCNLQREAVSDCLPSLDSSQSTPTEELSSQGQSNTEKIECQAESYLNALFRKKDLPQNCDPNIPLVAQELMKKMIRQFAIEYISKSGKIQENRNGSIGPSLICKSIQMNQAENSLQEEQEGPLDLTVNRMQEQNTQQGDGVLDLSTKKTSIKSEESSICDPSSENSVAGRLHRNREDYVERSAEFADGLLSKALKDIQSGALDINKAGILYGIPQKTLLLHLEALPAGKPASFKNKTRDFNDSYSYKDSKETCAVLQKVALWARAQAERTEKSKLNLLETSELKFPTASSYLHQLTLQKMVTQFKEKNESLQYETSHPTVQLKIPQLRVSSVSKPQPDGPGLLDVMYQVSKTSPVLEGSALQKLKNILPKQNKIECSGPVTHSSVDSYFLHGDLSPLCLNSKNGTVDGTSENTEDGLDRKDNKQPRKKRGRYRQYDHEIMEEAIAMVMSGKMSVSKAQGIYGVPHSTLEYKVKERSGTLKTPPKKKLRLPDTGLYNMTDSGTGSCKNSSKPV